From Oryza sativa Japonica Group chromosome 4, ASM3414082v1, one genomic window encodes:
- the LOC4335447 gene encoding sucrose synthase 5 yields MASKLSFKRMDSIAETMPDALRQSRYQMKRCFQRYVSKGKRLLKNQQLMEELEKSLDDKVEKEKLVEGFLGYIICSTQEAVVLPPFVAFAVRMNPGIWEYVKVHSDDLSVEGITPSEYLKFKETLYDEKWAKDDNSLEVDFGALDLSTPHLTLPSSIGNGLQFVSKFMSSKLGGKPESMKPLLDYLLTLNYRGEKLMINDTIDTVSKLQTALLLAEVFVSGLPKYTPYLKFEQRFQEWGLERGWGDTAERCKETLNCLSEVLQAPDPTNMEKFFSRVPSIFNIVIFSIHGYFGQEKVLGLPDTGGQVVYILDQVRAMEEELLQRIKQQGLHVTPKILVLTRLIPDAKGTKCNVELEPVENTKYSHILRVPFKTEDGKDLRQWVSRFDIYPYLERYAQDSCAKILDILEGKPDLIIGNYTDGNLVASLLSNKLCVTQGTIAHALEKTKYEDSDVKWREMDQKYHFSCQFTADMISMNTSDFIITSTYQEIAGSKEKPGQYEHHYAFTMPGLCRYATGINVFDPKFNIAAPGADQSIYFPFTQKQKRLTDLHPQIDELLYSKDDTDEHIGYLADRNKPIIFSMARLDKVKNITGLVEWYGQNKKLRDLVNLVVVAGLLDASQSKDREEIEEINKMHNLMDRYQLKGQIRWIKAQTDRVRNGELYRCIADTKGAFVQPALYEAFGLTVIEAMNCGLPTFATNQGGPAEIIIDGVSGFHVNPINDREAGIKIADFFQKCKEDPSYWNKVSTAGLQRICECYTWKIYATRVLNMGSTYSFWKTLNKEERQAKQRYLQIFYNVQYRNLAKAMARAGDQQARQTTTGVAPSEIVVRPKERKPQTRMQRILTRLAGQKPPVSE; encoded by the exons ATGGCATCCAAGCTGAGTTTCAAGCGAATGGACAGCATTGCCGAGACAATGCCAGATGCCCTACGACAAAGCCGGTACCAGATGAAGAGATGCTTCCAAAG GTACGTATCAAAGGGTAAGAGGCTCTTGAAGAACCAGCAGCTCATGGAAGAGCTGGAAAAGTCACTAGATGACAAAGTTGAGAAGGAGAAGCTTGTCGAAGGCTTTCTCGGTTACATCATTTGTTCGACACAG GAAGCAGTAGTACTCCCACCGTTTGTGGCATTCGCTGTCAGAATGAATCCTGGTATCTGGGAGTACGTCAAAGTTCACTCTGATGATCTTTCTGTCGAAGGAATCACACCGTCGGAGTATCTCAAGTTCAAGGAGACCTTATACGATGAAAAATG GGCCAAGGATGACAACTCACTGGAAGTTGATTTCGGTGCCCTTGACCTCTCAACACCCCATTTGACACTGCCCTCGTCAATAGGGAATGGGCTTCAGTTTGTCTCCAAATTCATGTCCTCAAAGCTGGGTGGCAAACCTGAAAGCATGAAGCCTCTGTTGGACTATTTACTTACCTTGAATTACCGTGGCGAG AAGTTGATGATTAATGACACCATCGACACTGTGAGCAAGCTTCAGACAGCACTGCTACTTGCAGAGGTTTTCGTTAGTGGGCTGCCAAAATACACGCCTTACTTGAAGTTTGAACAAAG ATTTCAGGAGTGGGGGTTAGAGAGGGGATGGGGTGACACTGCGGAGAGGTGCAAAGAAACACTAAATTGTCTGTCTGAAGTGCTACAGGCACCAGATCCTACAAACATGGAGAAGTTCTTCAGCAGGGTTCCATCCATATTCAACATTGTCATCTTCTCTATTCATGGTTACTTCGGCCAAGAAAAGGTTCTTGGATTGCCGGATACCGGTGGTCAG GTTGTCTACAtattggatcaagtcagagccaTGGAAGAGGAGCTGCTTCAAAGAATCAAGCAGCAGGGTCTGCACGTAACACCGAAAATTCTTGTG CTTACAAGACTGATACCAGATGCCAAAGGCACAAAATGCAATGTGGAGCTTGAACCAGTTGAAAATACAAAATACTCACATATACTACGTGTGCCATTCAAGACTGAAGATGGCAAGGATTTGCGCCAGTGGGTGTCCCGGTTTGACATCTATCCTTATCTAGAGAGATATGCGCAG GACTCTTGTGCCAAAATTCTCGACATTTTGGAGGGCAAACCGGACTTGATAATTGGCAACTACACCGATGGCAACTTGGTGGCATCCCTCTTGTCTAACAAACTATGTGTCACTCAG GGAACAATTGCACACGCTCTGGAGAAGACAAAGTACGAGGATTCAGATGTTAAGTGGAGAGAGATGGACCAGAAGTACCATTTCTCTTGCCAATTTACCGCCGATATGATTTCCATGAACACCAGCGACTTCATCATCACTAGCACTTACCAAGAAATTGCTGGGAG CAAAGAGAAGCCTGGCCAATATGAGCACCACTACGCATTCACAATGCCGGGACTATGCCGCTACGCCACAGGCATTAATGTATTCGACCCAAAGTTCAACATTGCTGCACCTGGTGCAGACCAGTCCATCTACTTCCCCTTCACGCAGAAGCAGAAGCGGCTGACAGATTTACACCCACAGATAGACGAACTGCTGTACAGCAAGGATGACACTGATGAACACAT AGGGTATCTGGCAGACAGGAACAAACCAATCATCTTCTCGATGGCAAGGCTTGATAAGGTAAAAAACATAACTGGGCTTGTGGAGTGGTATGGCCAGAACAAGAAGCTGAGGGACCTCGTcaatctcgtcgtcgtcgcggggcTCCTGGATGCTTCGCAGTCCAAGGATcgagaggagatcgaggagataAACAAGATGCACAACCTGATGGACAGGTACCAGCTCAAAGGACAGATCCGCTGGATCAAGGCACAGACTGACCGTGTCCGCAACGGTGAGCTGTACCGTTGCATTGCAGATACAAAGGGTGCATTTGTTCAG CCTGCACTGTATGAAGCATTCGGGCTAACGGTCATCGAGGCGATGAACTGCGGGTTGCCAACCTTCGCAACGAACCAGGGCGGACCAGCTGAGATAATCATCGACGGTGTCTCTGGTTTCCACGTAAACCCCATCAACGACAGGGAGGCAGGAATCAAGATTGCAGATTTCTTCCAGAAATGCAAGGAAGACCCAAGTTACTGGAACAAGGTGTCCACTGCTGGGCTTCAGCGGATCTGCGAGTG CTACACATGGAAGATTTATGCAACTAGAGTGCTAAACATGGGATCTACATATTCCTTCTGGAAGACACTAAACAAGGAGGAAAGACAAGCCAAACAACGTTACCTGCAGATATTCTACAATGTTCAGTATAGGAACCTG GCAAAGGCTATGGCAAGAGCAGGGGATCAACAGGCTCGGCAAACCACAACAGGCGTGGCGCCTAGTGAGATCGTAGTTAGACCCAAAGAAAG AAAGCCGCAGACTCGGATGCAAAG GATCTTAACCAGGTTAGCCGGGCAGAAGCCTCCAGTTTCTGAGTAG
- the LOC4335446 gene encoding uncharacterized protein, producing the protein MAATVLLPTHNWTTRRHTSNADNQPGSRPPFADPKKKGWTATGVGGDGGGAAWTGEVAAQGGRRCGRGGSSRRRRSQLYLKPPPLDPGGGRPPSPDRARDSPAEPVARRWRRPSSSLAAGAGRRRRPSLEEAGGTPPPAARHTEEAQAGDRPPPTCNRRSTACRTRRPSSSLPIRKKWRWRGKWVNGFYEGEGGSKYRPVWILRLLTNP; encoded by the coding sequence ATGGCGGCCACCGTCCTATTGCCAACTCACAACTGGACGACGCGCCGCCACACCTCCAACGCCGACAACCAGCCCGGATCTCGCCCGCCATTCGCCGATCCTAAAAAAAAGGGGTGGACAGCGACGGGAGTAGggggcgatggtggcggcgctgcgTGGACGGGGGAGGTGGCGGCACAAGGGGGACGCCGATGTGGACGGGGAGGGTCATCTCGGCGGCGTCGAAGCCAGCTCTACCTCAAACCCCCGCCGCTGGATCCAGGCGGAGGAcgaccgccgtcgccggatcGGGCGAGGGACAGCCCCGCCGAGCCCGTCGCCCGCCGTTGGCGCAGGCCATCGTCGTCGCTCGCTGCTGGCgcaggccgtcgccgtcgcccgtcgtTGGAGGAAGCTGGAGGGaccccgccgcctgccgcccggcacACCGAGGAGGCCCAAGCCGGcgaccgcccgccgccgacctgCAATCGCCGCTCAACCGCCTGTCGCACCCGCAGGCCTTCATCGTCGCTGCCGATCCGTAAAAAGTGGAGATGGAGGGGAAAGTGGGTGAACGGTTTCtacgagggagagggagggagtaaaTATAGGCCTGTTTGGATACTCCGGCTATTAactaatccataa
- the LOC4335448 gene encoding uncharacterized protein, producing the protein MAAPMGDGGDLVMLMEVSQLKKLALLLRNNEEAQITQAVKSQNERVKYLHSVNHAYNHAVDLLDDGSATRDKYAAAAAGGGGEAKASIAEDVLEYVKYGLNISMQNVRNCCLRVDCIGKIRAHYDSLVADLAGLHADDVANLRRLAKDTAMFKECMFEHCNRLRSGSARAMSKAFSMMLKQEGIKFPDLVKRHKNKLGFEGEFEHLTDAQKLEVYNSIIEESGRAKMPVTEMVSTAAGVAVLLATAGLMVWDIFTAEHTVEAVLRNSLNALAEVGAFAVQVVVEGAVTEAVADLELGVFVVSMAGLVAGAVAGLLFVAVAGVLVDLIMGTGGNVAPPVTDLKFHTATMPDGMQLAYIISHRG; encoded by the exons ATGGCGGCACCAATGGGGGACGGAGGCGACCTGGTTATGCTGATGGAGGTATCCCAGCTGAAGAAGCTGGCCCTCCTGCTGAGGAACAACGAGGAGGCCCAGATCACGCAGGCGGTCAAGTCCCAGAACGAGCGCGTCAAGTACCTCCACAGCGTCAACCACGCGTACAACCACGCCGTCGACCTCCTCGACGACGGCTCGGCCACCAGGGACaagtacgccgccgccgcggcgggcggcggtggcgaggccaAGGCCAGCATCGCGGAGGACGTCCTGGAGTACGTCAAGTACGGCCTGAACATTAGCATGCAGAACGTCCGCAACTGCTGCCTGCGCGTGGACTGCATCGGCAAGATCAGGGCGCACTACGACTCCCtcgtcgccgacctcgccggccTCCACGCCGACGACGTCGCCAACCTCCGGCGGCTGGCCAAGGACACGGCCATGTTCAAGGAGTGCATGTTCGAGCACTGCAACAGGCTCCGGAGCGGCTCCGCCCGCGCCATGTCAAAGGCGTTCTCCATGATGCTCAAGCAGGAGGGCATCAAGTTCCCCGACCTTGTCAAACG ACACAAGAACAAGTTGGGATTCGAGGGCGAGTTCGAGCATCTGACGGACGCGCAGAAGCTAGAGGTGTACAACAGCATCATCGAGGAGTCCGGCAGGGCCAAGATGCCGGTGACGGAGATGgtctcgacggcggcgggggtggcggtGCTCCTGGCGACGGCGGGCCTCATGGTGTGGGACATCTTCACGGCGGAGCACACCGTCGAGGCGGTGCTCCGCAACAGCCTGAACGCGCTGGCGGAGGTGGGCGCCTTCGCGGtgcaggtggtggtggagggcgCGGTGACGGAGGCGGTCGCGGACCTCGAGCTCGGCGTCTTTGTCGTGTCGATGGCcgggctcgtcgccggcgccgtcgccggcctcctgttcgtcgccgtcgccggcgtgctGGTGGACCTCATCATGGGAACCGGGGGCAATGTGGCGCCTCCGGTGACTGATCTCAAGTTCCATACTGCCACCATGCCCGATGGCATGCAGCTTGCCTACATCATTTCTCACAGGGGCTAG
- the LOC9268902 gene encoding uncharacterized protein isoform X1: MASAAVAAAAAPLRRSLLPSLNPSCLFSSLASSSHRLSLPRALRPAGPLPSDVEDSDDSNAGDGAGEALRKSRNDLKREARRAVQWGMDLAKFSPPQIKRILRAASLDREVFDALMLVKRFGSDVREGKRRQFNYIGIFTYWVNWIHATANMSIQKNVTTIQYIGYVALKIVEIGSMPLHHVFRQKSLLAPSCTWAPPPFPLFSFLFLSLHHRRCGRRCRLRRLHHCLREVGPGCACVVVVVEHLVSEPVSHAVSVTVQGRRRWWWRRHHRRLSTHPCHRCRGPP; encoded by the exons ATGGcgtccgccgccgttgccgccgcggccgcgccgctgcGGCGTTCGCTCCTTCCCTCCCTCAACCCGAGCTgtctcttctcctccctcgcGTCCTCCTCGCACCGCCTATCTCTACCGCGCGCCCTCCGCCCCGCGGGCCCTTTGCCCTCCGATGTCGAAGACTCGGACGATTCGAATGCcggagacggcgccggcgaggccctcAGGAAGAGCCGCAACGACCTGAAACGGGAGGCTCGTCGCGCCGTGCAGTGGGGTATGGACCTCGCTAAGTTCTCCCCTCCCCAGATCAAGCGCATCCTCAG GGCTGCGTCGCTAGATCGCGAGGTGTTCGACGCTCTCATGCTCGTGAAG AGATTTGGATCAGATGTGCGGGAAGGAAAAAGGAGGCAGTTCAACTATATCGGTATCTTTACTTACtgggttaattggattcatgccacTGCAAATATGTCAATTCAAAAAAATGTCACTACTATTCAGTATATCGGCTACGTGGCACTGAAAATTGTggaaattggatccatgccactccaTCACGTTTTCCGTCAAAAATCTTTATTAGCCCCCAgctgcacgtgggccccacctcccttccctctcttctctttcctcttcctctctctccaccaccgTAGATGCGGCAGGAGGTGTCGTCTCCGTCGTCTCCATCATTGTCTTAGAGAGGTCGGGCCAGGCTGCGCCTGCGTCGTCGTTGTTGTCGAGCACCTCGTCTCGGAGCCGGTGAGCCACGCGGTCTCTGTCACCGTtcaagggaggaggaggtggtggtggaggaggcatCACCGACGACTGAGTACCCATCCTTGCCACCGTTGCCGAGGACCTCCATGA
- the LOC9268902 gene encoding uncharacterized protein isoform X2 translates to MASAAVAAAAAPLRRSLLPSLNPSCLFSSLASSSHRLSLPRALRPAGPLPSDVEDSDDSNAGDGAGEALRKSRNDLKREARRAVQWGMDLAKFSPPQIKRILRAASLDREVFDALMLVKRFGSDVREGKRRQFNYIGRLLRGAQPELMDTLIQYSKDGDDNRLLALMSENTFLMEDEEIEDLPCNEEEGDKEHIEIADRWFEGLLSKDISVTNEIYAIHNVEFDRQELRKLVRTVHMVQDNIENEHEEESTMKLLGAKKQLLCFLRSIAKEAYVKS, encoded by the exons ATGGcgtccgccgccgttgccgccgcggccgcgccgctgcGGCGTTCGCTCCTTCCCTCCCTCAACCCGAGCTgtctcttctcctccctcgcGTCCTCCTCGCACCGCCTATCTCTACCGCGCGCCCTCCGCCCCGCGGGCCCTTTGCCCTCCGATGTCGAAGACTCGGACGATTCGAATGCcggagacggcgccggcgaggccctcAGGAAGAGCCGCAACGACCTGAAACGGGAGGCTCGTCGCGCCGTGCAGTGGGGTATGGACCTCGCTAAGTTCTCCCCTCCCCAGATCAAGCGCATCCTCAG GGCTGCGTCGCTAGATCGCGAGGTGTTCGACGCTCTCATGCTCGTGAAG AGATTTGGATCAGATGTGCGGGAAGGAAAAAGGAGGCAGTTCAACTATATCG GAAGACTTCTGCGTGGTGCACAACCCGAATTGATGGACACTCTAATCCAGTATTCGAAGGATGGCGATGATAACAGGTTACTTGCATTAATGAGTGAAAATACATTCTTGATGGAAGATGAGGAAATAGAGGACTTGCCTTGCAATGAAGAAGAG GGTGACAAAGAGCATATTGAAATTGCAGATAGATGGTTTGAGGGCCTCCTTTCCAAAGACATTTCAGTTACTAATGAAATTTATGCGATACATAATGTTGAGTTTGATCGTCAG GAACTGCGGAAGCTCGTGAGGACAGTCCACATGGTCCAAGATAATATAGAAAATGAACATGAAGAGGAATCTACCATGAAGCTTTTGGGAGCAAAGAAACAACTTTTGTGCTTCCTTCGCTCCATTGCTAAGGAGGCATACGTCAAATCATAG